In Rhodamnia argentea isolate NSW1041297 chromosome 4, ASM2092103v1, whole genome shotgun sequence, the following proteins share a genomic window:
- the LOC115741134 gene encoding cytochrome P450 711A1-like, whose product MSELSLQRAMEIGASFVTSPPALSTLGFTGLAILVGLVSYLYAPYWRVRKVPGPPAFPLLGHLPLMAKYGPDVFSILAKRYGPVFRFHMGRQPLIIVADAELCKEVGIKKFKDISNRSIPSPIAASPLHQKGLFFTKDARWLTMRNTILSVYQPSYLASLVPTMQKYIESATENLRSFEEEDVTFSNLSLKLATDVIGQAAFGVDFGLSRGQSEQGHGNSAREEGNDRDNEVSDFINKHIYSTTQLKMDLSGSFSIILGLLVPILQEPFRQILKRIPGMMDRKVDQTNKELAGRLNGIVSKRMKEKERSSKDFLSLILNARETEKAAKNVFTPDYVSAVTYEHLLAGSVTTSFTLSSVMYLVAGHPEVEKKLLEEIDGFGPRDQLPTAQDLHEKFPYLDQVIKEAMRFYLVSPLVARETSREVEIGGYLLPKGTWVWLALGVLAKDPKNFPKPENFRPERFDPNCEEQKRRHPYALIPFGIGPRACIGQKFSLQEIKLSLIHLYRKYTFRHSPNMEEPLELEFGIVLNFKHGVKLRVLERN is encoded by the exons ATGTCGGAGCTGAGTTTGCAGAGAGCGATGGAGATTGGAGCCAGCTTCGTCACGAGCCCTCCTGCTCTGTCGACGCTTGGGTTCACTGGGTTGGCCATTCTAGTGGGCCTGGTGAGCTACTTGTACGCCCCCTACTGGCGGGTGAGGAAGGTCCCCGGTCCGCCCGCCTTCCCTCTCCTGGGCCACCTTCCCTTGATGGCCAAGTACGGCCCCGATGTCTTCTCCATCCTCGCCAAGCGTTACGGCCCTGTTTTCAG GTTTCACATGGGAAGGCAACCCCTGATAATCGTAGCAGATGCAGAGCTTTGCAAAGAGGTTGGCATAAAGAAGTTCAAGGACATTTCCAACAGAAGCATCCCTTCTCCAATTGCTGCATCCCCACTCCACCAAAAGGGTCTCTTCTTCACCAA GGACGCGAGGTGGTTGACGATGAGGAACACGATCCTGTCTGTTTACCAGCCATCGTACCTCGCGAGCTTAGTCCCCACGATGCAGAAATACATTGAGTCGGCAACGGAAAATCTCCGCTCTTTCGAAGAGGAGGACGTCACTTTCTCCAACCTTTCTCTCAAGTTGGCCACGGATGTGATTGGCCAGGCAGCCTTTGGCGTGGACTTTGGCCTTTCTAGAGGGCAGTCCGAGCAAGGTCACGGGAATAGTGCCCGTGAAGAAGGCAATGACAGAGACAATGAAGTCAGCGATTTCATCAACAAACACATCTACTCAACGACGCAGCTCAAGATGGACTTATCGGGCTCGTTCTCGATCATACTAGGCTTGCTTGTCCCTATACTCCAGGAGCCTTTCAGGCAGATACTTAAGAGAATTCCTGGCATGATGGATCGAAAAGTCGACCAGACTAACAAGGAATTGGCAGGTCGGCTTAATGGAATCGTGTCGAAGAGaatgaaggagaaggagaggagcTCAAAGGATTTCCTGTCACTCATACTTAATGCAAGGGAGACGGAGAAGGCTGCCAAGAATGTATTTACCCCAGACTATGTAAGCGCAGTCACGTATGAGCACTTACTTGCTGGGTCAGTGACAACGTCTTTCACGCTGTCTTCCGTGATGTATCTCGTTGCCGGACACCCAGAAGTCGAGAAGAAGTTGCTTGAAGAGATCGATGGTTTCGGTCCACGTGATCAGTTGCCAACCGCTCAGGATCTCCACGAAAAATTCCCCTATCTCGATCAG GTAATCAAAGAGGCTATGAGGTTTTACTTGGTTTCGCCTTTAGTAGCAAGAGAAacatcaagagaagtagagataGGTGGTTATCTTCTCCCAAAG GGCACATGGGTCTGGTTGGCACTCGGAGTTCTAGCAAAAGACCCAAAGAACTTCCCCAAGCCAGAGAATTTCAGACCAGAGAGGTTCGATCCAAATTGCGAGGAGCAGAAACGGAGGCACCCGTATGCCCTCATACCATTTGGAATCGGTCCTCGTGCCTGCATAGGCCAGAAGTTCTCCTTACAGGAAATCAAGCTCTCTTTGATCCACTTATACAGGAAATACACATTCCGACACTCCCCGAATATGGAGGAACCGTTGGAACTCGAGTTCGGCATAGTCCTCAATTTCAAGCACGGCGTGAAGCTTAGGGTCCTCGAGAGAAATTGA